From Desulfuromonas soudanensis, the proteins below share one genomic window:
- a CDS encoding efflux RND transporter periplasmic adaptor subunit, producing the protein MLTPRPRRRPSPSPLLKVLLLAALFCATGCSPDEKAKGDTPAPARPPVPVVVARAEQKAVPVELRSVGQVEASSTVTVRSQVAGVIARVHFRQGDEVRRGDLLFTLDQGPLAAALAKAEADGEQARVAAEKAAADAARYARLLEEGFVSREEAETVRAQADSLEAALAAARATLEQARIQLRYATIRAPQGGRTGELLVHPGTVVKANDAPDLVTINALHPVLVGFSLPERSLAALRRHQAARSLEVSAQVPGDDGPPERGTLSFLDNRVDPATGTIRLKGTFANPGNRLWPGQFVEVALLLETLADAVVVPSAAIQTGQQGTYLFVVQPDGSAETRRVKVGISAGDETVIEAGLAAGESVVTEGQQRISPGARVEVKESGALQP; encoded by the coding sequence CCCTCCTGAAAGTCTTACTGCTGGCCGCCCTATTTTGCGCCACCGGCTGCTCGCCGGACGAAAAGGCCAAGGGGGACACCCCGGCACCGGCCCGGCCTCCGGTGCCGGTCGTCGTCGCTCGGGCGGAGCAAAAAGCGGTGCCGGTCGAACTCCGGTCCGTCGGCCAGGTCGAGGCCTCGTCGACGGTCACGGTGCGGTCCCAGGTCGCCGGGGTCATCGCCCGGGTCCATTTCCGGCAAGGGGATGAGGTCCGTCGCGGAGACCTCCTCTTCACCCTCGATCAAGGCCCCCTGGCCGCCGCCCTGGCCAAGGCCGAGGCCGACGGGGAGCAGGCGCGGGTGGCGGCGGAAAAGGCCGCAGCCGATGCGGCGCGTTACGCCCGGCTGCTGGAGGAAGGATTCGTCAGCCGCGAGGAGGCGGAGACCGTCCGCGCTCAGGCCGACAGCCTGGAGGCGGCCCTGGCCGCCGCCCGTGCCACCCTGGAACAGGCCCGCATTCAGCTCCGCTACGCCACCATCCGTGCACCCCAGGGGGGGAGGACCGGCGAGCTGCTGGTGCATCCGGGGACGGTGGTCAAGGCCAACGACGCCCCCGATCTGGTCACCATCAACGCCCTCCACCCGGTTCTGGTCGGCTTCAGCCTCCCGGAGCGGAGCCTGGCGGCACTGCGCAGGCACCAGGCGGCAAGAAGCCTGGAAGTGTCGGCGCAGGTTCCCGGCGACGACGGACCGCCGGAGCGCGGGACCCTGAGCTTTCTCGACAACCGGGTCGATCCGGCCACCGGGACGATCCGCCTCAAGGGGACCTTTGCCAATCCCGGCAACCGGCTCTGGCCGGGGCAGTTTGTCGAGGTGGCCCTCCTGCTCGAGACCCTCGCCGATGCGGTGGTCGTTCCGAGCGCCGCCATACAGACCGGCCAGCAGGGGACGTACCTCTTTGTCGTCCAGCCGGACGGCAGCGCGGAGACGCGAAGGGTGAAGGTCGGGATCAGCGCCGGCGACGAGACGGTCATCGAAGCGGGACTGGCCGCCGGGGAATCGGTGGTCACCGAGGGGCAGCAGCGGATCTCTCCCGGCGCCCGGGTCGAAGTGAAAGAGTCCGGGGCCTTGCAGCCATGA